From the Companilactobacillus ginsenosidimutans genome, the window AACCCATTTTCAACAATTCCTTGCGATCCTGAATTCTCCAGAGGTTTAAATATTTAATTGTGGTTGTATCTAGGGGAATGGTACGAGTTCCCTTAATTGTCTTTGTGTCTTGAATTATCTGCTTTCCTCCAATACCTTGCGTCAGTGTTTTGTTGATTTGCAAAATGTTTTCGGTGTTGTTAAAGTCATTCCACGTTAATGCTAAACATTCACCACGTCTAATACCAGTGAATGCAAGTATTCTAAACAATGTGTAACGTTCTAACTCTTTTTTTGAATCAATAAAATCGAAAAAGGTTTTCAACTCATCTTTATTCCAAAAGTTTGGTTCTTTTTCAATATGTTCAGTTTTTCGTGGCATGATAACTCTTTTAGCTGGGTTGTCAGTAATGTACTGTTGCTGAATAGCATATTTGAAAATAGCACTGGTGTAATAAAACCAAGGTTTGAAATTGTTGGTAGTCGACTTAAACCATTTGTTTAGCTCACTTTGTATTTGAGCAGTAGTGATTGATCTAATTCGATATTTGCCAAATGCCGGTAATATGTGATTTTCAAAAATCTTTTTCTTTTTGTACCACGTACTTTCACGAACAGTATTCACATACCCCTCGAACCATTCATTATAAACCTCTTCAAAGGTTATATTTGTTTCTTTATGTTCTATAATTCCTTGTGTCGCTTGATACTCTAGTTTTTTTAATTCAACTTTTGCTTCTTTGAGAGTTGCAAAATGTCGATTTGTTCTTTTGCTCTTTCCGGTTTTCGGATCAATACCTAAATAAATATTAAATTTGTAGGCGGTTGATCCGTCTTTTTTTGTGTATTTTTTTATTTTCGTCATATTTTAGTCTCCCACCGTGGGAACAGGGAAGAAACGACATGAACAATTAAATGCTATTGAACATTATAAGTTTTTGATCCAATAT encodes:
- a CDS encoding tyrosine-type recombinase/integrase yields the protein MTKIKKYTKKDGSTAYKFNIYLGIDPKTGKSKRTNRHFATLKEAKVELKKLEYQATQGIIEHKETNITFEEVYNEWFEGYVNTVRESTWYKKKKIFENHILPAFGKYRIRSITTAQIQSELNKWFKSTTNNFKPWFYYTSAIFKYAIQQQYITDNPAKRVIMPRKTEHIEKEPNFWNKDELKTFFDFIDSKKELERYTLFRILAFTGIRRGECLALTWNDFNNTENILQINKTLTQGIGGKQIIQDTKTIKGTRTIPLDTTTIKYLNLWRIQDRKELLKMGFNIGKGSQLIFHSNTNHFKSLNTPKKWLDLIMKRVNSEQTLLHPITIHGFRHSYASALFASGATIKEAQTLLGHEDAQTTLNIYTHVTADQNKEATEKLVKFLNF